A genomic stretch from Nocardia wallacei includes:
- a CDS encoding sodium:solute symporter family protein, whose amino-acid sequence MSPAAAEPPGVFDAVLAGGPAHSVLAEGTQLRLDAAPVDYLLVALYFVFVLGIGLLARRRVSSSIDFFLSGRSLPAWVTGLAFISANLGAVEIMGMSANGAQYGMPTMHYFWIGAVPAMLFLGVVMMPFYYGSKVRSVPEFMRRRFGTGAHLVNAISFALAQVLIAGVNLYLLGSILNVLLGWPLWVSIIVAAVIVLSYITLGGLSAAIYNEVLQFFVIVAALLPLTLVGLHRVGGVGGLKDKVLGQPDGAEQWHSWPGNELSGFGNNVLSVVGIVFGLGFVLSFGYWTTNFVEVQRALATHSISAARRTPIIGAFPKMFIPFIVVIPGMIAAILVPQIADLKATGEGDATYNQSLLYLMKAVLPNGLLGVALAGLLAAFMAGMAANISAFNTVFSYDLWQQYVKKDAPDQYYLSIGRLATVGATVIAIGTAFIAGNFSNMMDYLQTLFSFFNAPLFATFILGMFWKRMTPTAGWVGLVFGTLSAVVIFILHQTEVFHLSGQGSSFLAAGVAFAVDIVLSVIVTQVTTPKPAAELVGLVYSETPKEQLNDPDAASLPWYQRPVLLAGIALVLVIALNILVR is encoded by the coding sequence ATGTCGCCCGCCGCTGCTGAGCCGCCCGGAGTGTTCGACGCTGTGCTGGCAGGGGGTCCCGCACACTCGGTCCTGGCCGAGGGTACCCAGCTCCGCCTGGACGCCGCCCCCGTCGACTACCTCCTGGTCGCACTGTATTTCGTCTTCGTTCTCGGCATCGGCCTGCTGGCCCGCCGGCGGGTGTCGTCGAGTATCGACTTCTTCCTGTCCGGCCGTTCGCTGCCGGCGTGGGTGACCGGCCTGGCGTTCATCTCCGCCAACCTCGGGGCGGTCGAGATCATGGGCATGTCGGCCAACGGGGCCCAATACGGGATGCCGACCATGCACTACTTCTGGATCGGCGCGGTTCCGGCCATGCTGTTCCTCGGCGTGGTGATGATGCCGTTCTACTACGGCTCCAAGGTGCGCAGCGTGCCCGAGTTCATGCGCCGGCGTTTCGGCACCGGGGCACACCTGGTCAATGCGATCAGCTTCGCGCTCGCGCAGGTGCTCATCGCGGGCGTCAACCTGTATCTGCTCGGCTCGATCCTGAACGTGCTGCTGGGCTGGCCGCTGTGGGTGTCGATCATCGTGGCCGCCGTGATCGTGCTGTCCTACATCACCCTCGGCGGGCTGTCGGCGGCGATCTACAACGAGGTGCTGCAGTTCTTCGTCATCGTGGCCGCGCTACTGCCGCTGACCCTGGTCGGCCTGCATCGCGTCGGCGGCGTCGGCGGGTTGAAGGACAAGGTGCTGGGGCAGCCCGACGGCGCCGAGCAGTGGCACTCGTGGCCGGGTAACGAATTGAGCGGCTTCGGCAACAACGTCCTGTCGGTGGTCGGCATCGTGTTCGGTCTCGGCTTCGTACTGTCGTTCGGCTACTGGACCACCAACTTCGTCGAGGTGCAGCGCGCGCTGGCGACGCATTCCATCTCCGCGGCCCGGCGCACCCCGATCATCGGCGCGTTCCCGAAGATGTTCATCCCGTTCATCGTGGTGATCCCCGGCATGATCGCCGCCATCCTGGTTCCGCAGATCGCCGATCTCAAGGCCACCGGCGAGGGCGACGCCACCTACAACCAGTCGCTGCTGTATCTGATGAAGGCGGTGCTGCCGAACGGTCTGCTCGGCGTGGCGCTCGCGGGCCTGCTGGCGGCGTTCATGGCCGGTATGGCGGCCAACATCTCGGCGTTCAACACGGTGTTCAGCTACGACCTGTGGCAGCAGTACGTGAAGAAGGACGCGCCGGATCAGTACTACCTGAGCATCGGCCGCCTGGCCACGGTCGGCGCGACGGTGATCGCGATCGGCACGGCGTTCATCGCCGGCAACTTCTCGAACATGATGGACTACCTGCAGACGCTGTTCAGCTTCTTCAACGCGCCGCTGTTCGCGACGTTCATCCTCGGCATGTTCTGGAAGCGGATGACGCCCACAGCCGGTTGGGTCGGGCTGGTGTTCGGCACGCTGTCCGCGGTCGTGATCTTCATCCTGCACCAGACCGAGGTGTTCCACCTGTCGGGCCAGGGGTCGAGCTTCCTCGCCGCCGGTGTGGCATTCGCGGTCGACATCGTGCTCAGCGTCATCGTGACCCAGGTGACCACGCCGAAGCCCGCGGCCGAACTGGTCGGCCTGGTCTACTCCGAGACACCGAAGGAACAACTCAACGACCCCGACGCGGCCTCGCTGCCCTGGTACCAGCGCCCGGTCCTGCTCGCCGGTATCGCGCTGGTGCTGGTGATCGCGCTGAATATCCTCGTCCGATAA